From the genome of Spirosomataceae bacterium TFI 002, one region includes:
- a CDS encoding Imidazolonepropionase, which translates to MKNLTLFLFAMLLTFNLVAQETILHCGSIFTKDGNLQNRKSIVLDKDRIVSVEDGFVTKPNAKIIDLKNKTVLPGLTDMHVHLEGETSKNQIAKRMSMNPADIAYEAQNHAKTTLMAGFTAVRDLGGSGVNISLRNAINQGLVDGPRIFTSGKTIATTGGHGDPTNGWRNDISFPTDMSDGVVDSYDEAKKAVRQRYQDGVDCIKITATGGVLSIAKNGKGPQFKMDELAGIIETAKDYGFHVAAHAHGAEGMKRALRAGVTTIEHGSLMDEEAMSLFVEKGAYLVPTIIAGKTVSDSAKVKGYYHPLVVPKAIEIGDQIQGTFAKAYKGGVKIAFGTDAGVFIHGNNAKEFQYMHEAGMPMKEALLSATVTPAKILKMEDDMGSLDAGKYADIIAVEGNPLLDPKVLMKVDFVMKGGVVYKGN; encoded by the coding sequence ATGAAAAATCTAACTCTTTTCTTATTTGCAATGCTACTCACTTTCAACCTAGTAGCACAAGAAACAATTCTTCATTGCGGATCCATTTTTACCAAAGATGGAAACTTGCAAAATCGCAAGTCTATAGTCCTCGATAAGGACAGAATTGTTTCAGTTGAAGACGGTTTTGTAACTAAACCCAATGCCAAAATAATTGATCTCAAAAACAAAACAGTACTACCAGGATTGACAGATATGCATGTGCACCTTGAAGGTGAGACAAGCAAAAACCAGATTGCCAAGCGTATGAGCATGAATCCTGCAGATATCGCTTACGAGGCCCAAAATCATGCTAAAACAACCCTAATGGCTGGTTTCACGGCAGTTCGTGACCTAGGAGGATCAGGAGTAAATATTTCACTTCGCAATGCCATTAACCAAGGATTAGTTGATGGGCCTCGGATTTTTACTTCAGGAAAAACCATTGCCACAACTGGCGGTCATGGTGACCCCACCAACGGATGGAGAAACGATATTAGCTTTCCTACGGATATGAGTGATGGTGTAGTAGATAGCTACGATGAAGCAAAAAAGGCAGTTCGTCAGCGTTACCAAGATGGTGTAGATTGCATCAAAATAACTGCTACTGGAGGTGTTCTTAGTATTGCCAAAAATGGTAAAGGCCCTCAATTTAAGATGGACGAGCTAGCAGGAATAATTGAGACTGCAAAAGATTATGGTTTTCATGTGGCAGCACATGCCCACGGTGCTGAAGGTATGAAAAGGGCATTAAGAGCTGGTGTTACCACAATAGAGCACGGTTCATTAATGGACGAAGAAGCCATGTCACTTTTTGTAGAAAAGGGAGCATACTTAGTACCAACAATCATTGCAGGTAAAACTGTAAGTGATTCAGCTAAAGTAAAAGGATATTACCATCCTTTGGTTGTTCCCAAAGCCATTGAAATAGGTGATCAAATCCAAGGAACCTTTGCTAAAGCTTATAAAGGTGGAGTAAAAATTGCCTTTGGTACTGATGCTGGAGTTTTTATCCATGGAAATAATGCCAAAGAATTTCAATACATGCATGAGGCAGGAATGCCTATGAAAGAGGCTTTGCTTTCTGCTACAGTAACGCCTGCCAAAATCTTGAAAATGGAAGATGACATGGGTAGTTTAGATGCTGGGAAATATGCAGATATCATCGCAGTAGAAGGAAATCCGCTTCTAGACCCGAAAGTATTAATGAAGGTAGACTTTGTAATGAAAGGTGGAGTAGTTTATAAAGGAAATTAA
- a CDS encoding LSU ribosomal protein L27P yields MAHKKGVGSSRNGRESESKRLGVKLFGGQAAVAGNILVRQRGTQHNPGQNVGLGRDHTLFALTDGIVTFKKGREGKSFVHVLQAEA; encoded by the coding sequence ATGGCACATAAGAAAGGAGTCGGTAGTTCTAGAAACGGACGTGAGTCGGAGAGTAAGAGACTTGGAGTTAAACTTTTTGGTGGACAAGCAGCAGTAGCTGGTAATATCTTGGTTCGTCAGAGAGGTACTCAGCACAATCCAGGACAAAATGTAGGTCTTGGAAGAGATCATACTTTGTTTGCTTTGACTGATGGAATCGTAACTTTTAAGAAAGGTCGCGAAGGAAAGTCATTCGTTCACGTACTTCAAGCAGAAGCTTAA
- a CDS encoding LSU ribosomal protein L21P produces the protein MYAIVEIAGQQFKVEKGRSIFTNRLEGDANAELVFDKVMLVDNDGAVTVGAPTVKGASVKGTIVEHLKGEKVIIFKKKRRKGYVRKNGHRQYLTKVMISDIVA, from the coding sequence ATGTACGCAATCGTAGAGATCGCAGGCCAGCAATTCAAAGTAGAAAAGGGTCGCTCAATCTTCACCAATAGGTTGGAGGGAGACGCGAACGCTGAGCTTGTATTCGACAAGGTAATGCTTGTTGATAATGATGGTGCAGTCACCGTAGGTGCTCCCACAGTAAAAGGTGCTTCAGTAAAAGGCACAATAGTAGAACACTTGAAAGGTGAGAAAGTAATCATCTTCAAGAAAAAGCGTAGAAAAGGTTACGTAAGAAAAAATGGTCACCGTCAGTATTTGACAAAAGTGATGATTAGTGATATCGTAGCTTAA
- a CDS encoding L-ascorbate metabolism protein UlaG, beta-lactamase superfamily yields MFKSFLKFMLVSILGIIGIIALIAVLFVNLSPQFGGKHSSEAKARYAKSGIYKEGKFLNQIPTDMSMDFASLVSITKDFIKGVPNSAPDFEVPIHKVDSLDLTKKDTITKLIWFGHSAFLLQMDDKNILIDPMLGNVPSPHPWLGKGRYQKELPIEIEQLPVIDAIIISHDHYDHLDYGSIQKLKAKTKTFLVPLGVGAHFEAWGVPKENIHELNWWDEIKLDNIKLAFTPSRHFSGRGMGDRFSTLWGSWVITGSKDNIYFSGDGGYGPHFKEVGEKYGPFNFAMMECGQYNEKWADIHMMPEETVQAAIDVKSELFMPIHWGSFTLALHSWTDPVERVIAKANELQMPIYIPRIGEEIIIGKEMPRSKVKWWIKQ; encoded by the coding sequence ATGTTCAAATCTTTCTTGAAATTTATGTTAGTCAGTATTCTAGGAATTATCGGTATCATAGCGTTGATCGCCGTATTGTTTGTCAACTTAAGTCCACAGTTTGGGGGAAAACATAGCTCAGAAGCCAAAGCTAGATATGCCAAATCAGGGATTTATAAAGAAGGAAAGTTCCTTAACCAAATTCCAACCGATATGTCAATGGATTTTGCTTCTTTAGTCAGCATAACTAAAGACTTTATCAAAGGAGTTCCAAATTCTGCACCCGATTTCGAGGTTCCTATTCACAAAGTTGATTCACTTGACCTTACAAAAAAAGACACGATTACCAAGCTAATTTGGTTTGGTCATTCTGCTTTTTTGTTGCAAATGGACGATAAAAATATTTTAATTGATCCAATGCTCGGAAATGTACCCTCTCCGCACCCATGGTTAGGAAAGGGACGGTATCAAAAAGAACTACCCATTGAAATTGAACAACTTCCAGTTATTGATGCCATTATCATTTCACATGACCATTACGATCATCTAGATTACGGTTCAATTCAGAAATTGAAAGCCAAAACTAAAACGTTCCTCGTGCCATTAGGCGTAGGGGCTCATTTTGAAGCCTGGGGTGTTCCAAAGGAAAATATCCATGAACTAAACTGGTGGGATGAAATCAAACTTGATAATATTAAATTAGCCTTTACCCCTTCTAGGCACTTCTCTGGCAGAGGAATGGGCGATAGATTCTCTACTTTATGGGGCTCATGGGTGATCACAGGCAGCAAAGACAACATCTATTTTAGTGGAGATGGTGGTTATGGCCCTCATTTTAAGGAAGTCGGCGAAAAATATGGACCTTTTAACTTTGCAATGATGGAATGTGGCCAATACAATGAAAAATGGGCTGATATCCACATGATGCCTGAAGAAACAGTACAAGCAGCAATAGACGTTAAATCAGAGTTATTTATGCCCATCCACTGGGGATCTTTCACACTTGCTTTACACTCATGGACTGATCCAGTCGAAAGAGTAATTGCAAAAGCTAACGAACTACAAATGCCAATCTACATCCCGCGAATAGGTGAAGAGATTATTATTGGAAAAGAAATGCCTAGATCTAAAGTTAAATGGTGGATCAAACAATAA